One Azotosporobacter soli genomic region harbors:
- a CDS encoding DegT/DnrJ/EryC1/StrS family aminotransferase has product MKTILQNFFQSERFLLIDRAFLGLYAVFCEIKKKTGKNKIIFTAMTCPSPVFAAIMAGCEPVFIDINEKDYLMDFSETVLCLETQKDIAAVVYIYIFGNASEDVLKLRQLTQESGIYLIEDAAQAFGGEIAGRKIGRVGDAAVFSFGHSKQIDAGAGGCLVLNSMEFNLEMLEWRIGQLERFAPDEELAKNYRDEFYAVRKQGLLNPLAYQKYEKFQEKYRGLYLKQITVDWASVREKTEKFILNNEIDRRYERALAYQTAFKNMKCCGKLSLPIISKGTSVYRYTFMAKNAVDAEAISELLRKNDIHCSNLHIPVSRIYHQNNYEHAVDFAKRVINLWVDDVATDQYIQKTVQIIAEYYEKAGAA; this is encoded by the coding sequence ATGAAAACAATTTTGCAAAACTTTTTTCAAAGTGAGCGATTTCTTTTAATAGACCGGGCATTTTTAGGCTTATATGCTGTTTTTTGTGAAATTAAAAAGAAAACCGGGAAAAATAAAATAATTTTTACGGCTATGACGTGTCCATCGCCGGTATTTGCTGCTATCATGGCAGGTTGTGAGCCGGTTTTTATTGACATAAATGAAAAAGATTATTTGATGGATTTTTCTGAAACCGTTTTATGCTTGGAAACGCAGAAGGATATTGCAGCAGTGGTGTATATTTATATATTTGGAAATGCATCGGAAGACGTTTTGAAACTCCGCCAATTGACGCAGGAGAGCGGCATATATTTAATTGAGGATGCTGCCCAAGCCTTTGGCGGCGAAATTGCAGGGCGAAAAATAGGACGAGTCGGTGATGCCGCAGTATTCAGTTTTGGTCATTCTAAGCAGATTGATGCAGGTGCGGGCGGATGTTTGGTATTAAACTCAATGGAGTTTAATCTAGAAATGCTTGAATGGCGGATAGGCCAATTGGAGCGATTTGCACCTGATGAAGAATTGGCGAAAAATTACCGGGATGAATTTTACGCTGTGCGTAAGCAAGGGCTGTTGAATCCGTTGGCATATCAGAAATATGAAAAGTTTCAGGAAAAATACCGAGGGTTATATTTAAAGCAAATAACTGTAGATTGGGCTAGTGTGAGGGAGAAAACGGAAAAATTCATTTTGAATAATGAAATTGATCGCAGATATGAGCGCGCATTGGCATATCAAACTGCCTTTAAAAATATGAAGTGTTGCGGAAAATTGAGCTTGCCGATTATTAGTAAGGGGACGTCGGTTTATCGCTATACCTTTATGGCGAAAAATGCAGTAGATGCAGAAGCGATTAGTGAATTGCTCCGCAAAAATGATATACACTGTTCTAATTTGCATATTCCTGTCAGTCGGATCTACCATCAGAATAACTACGAACATGCAGTTGATTTTGCCAAACGGGTAATCAATTTGTGGGTTGATGATGTAGCTACGGATCAATACATTCAAAAGACTGTTCAGATTATTGCGGAATATTACGAAAAGGCGGGGGCGGCATGA
- a CDS encoding ATP-grasp domain-containing protein → MKKLLVVGAGEFQLPGIMKAKELGYYVIATDGDQNAPGKNIADEFMVIDVKDIYRHLEIAQNYKIEGIVSFAAEVAVETVAYVSQQLKLVGNGYDVAVLSHDKKMYYYKLEQAGVRVPKTVLPSEFLRCENEWPKVVVKPSKGSGSRLVAKLQPNQVQTYIEENVKLLGTEEEFLIQEHIDGKEMTVDCFVYQDNIYILAVSEEKTKAENSVSYELVFPPVWLDEEVNETVSRVTKKIINSLGITYGPVHMEYMLKEDKTLYLIDFSLRGGGFKVFTDIVKLTSGEDIVEKYVRSAMGEQIQLSQPNHYAPVILRFLYSDRKGIIKSLPSKYEGVFLSHMFFYLKKPGECIDVPKTGKDRIAYMICWGDELSCLQAQADHIAGQGKVVLESC, encoded by the coding sequence ATGAAAAAACTATTGGTTGTCGGAGCTGGAGAGTTTCAATTGCCAGGCATAATGAAGGCAAAAGAGTTAGGATACTATGTTATAGCCACGGATGGCGATCAAAATGCACCCGGTAAAAATATTGCCGATGAGTTTATGGTAATTGATGTGAAGGACATTTATCGGCATTTGGAAATTGCACAAAACTATAAAATAGAAGGCATCGTTTCTTTTGCTGCGGAGGTGGCGGTTGAAACGGTCGCATATGTTTCCCAGCAATTAAAATTGGTGGGAAACGGCTATGATGTTGCAGTTTTATCGCATGACAAGAAGATGTACTATTATAAGCTGGAACAAGCAGGAGTGCGTGTTCCGAAGACTGTGCTGCCGTCGGAGTTTTTACGATGTGAAAATGAGTGGCCGAAAGTAGTTGTTAAGCCGAGCAAAGGTTCGGGTAGCAGACTAGTTGCAAAATTGCAGCCGAATCAGGTGCAGACATATATTGAAGAAAATGTGAAGCTATTAGGAACTGAGGAAGAGTTTTTAATCCAGGAACATATTGATGGAAAAGAGATGACGGTAGACTGCTTTGTGTATCAGGACAATATTTACATACTTGCCGTTTCAGAGGAAAAAACCAAGGCTGAGAACAGTGTTTCGTATGAGTTGGTTTTTCCGCCCGTGTGGCTGGATGAGGAAGTTAATGAGACGGTGTCCCGTGTTACGAAAAAAATTATTAATTCCTTAGGAATTACATATGGTCCTGTTCATATGGAGTACATGCTGAAAGAAGACAAAACGTTATACCTGATTGACTTTTCGCTGCGGGGTGGGGGGTTCAAAGTATTCACTGATATTGTAAAATTGACGAGTGGAGAAGACATAGTAGAAAAGTATGTGCGAAGTGCAATGGGAGAGCAAATTCAACTTAGTCAACCGAACCATTATGCTCCGGTGATATTACGGTTTCTCTATTCAGATAGAAAAGGAATAATAAAATCTTTGCCAAGCAAATATGAGGGAGTATTTCTTTCGCATATGTTTTTTTATCTAAAAAAGCCAGGCGAGTGCATTGATGTTCCTAAAACGGGAAAAGATAGAATAGCATATATGATTTGTTGGGGTGATGAATTGTCATGCCTTCAAGCACAGGCGGATCACATAGCGGGTCAGGGCAAAGTGGTATTGGAGAGCTGCTGA
- a CDS encoding glycosyltransferase translates to MNILLFAGGYHGYGSGNILRCYELCKYINENVENSKAVISGNHVGLINKLLHPFNSATEYIVEIESKYDVIIYDSPICDVVILKKLRQCGSRLIALDFFNYENQEVDEIINLCDQNRDARNQFSGRVYEGVKYAIIKESILNCAVRNSIITDEGVPRVLVTFGGEDPSANTELVVAQLCQKIAKVTVLLGALNENSQSVIEKYSKYKQIEFIQFDPLIAERLAQTDILICGGGTTLLEGIFIGMPIIAVGQNIYENRFIDSIKAEIKLYLLEELSFLLNNFGNVTFREKTGKTYRAFVDGGGKKRITDIIFNRRS, encoded by the coding sequence ATGAATATTCTCCTATTTGCGGGAGGGTATCATGGCTATGGCAGTGGGAATATTTTGCGTTGCTATGAGCTGTGTAAATACATTAATGAAAATGTTGAAAATAGTAAAGCGGTTATTTCGGGGAATCACGTAGGTCTGATTAACAAACTACTTCATCCGTTTAACAGCGCAACGGAATATATCGTGGAAATTGAGTCTAAGTACGACGTTATCATATACGATTCGCCGATATGTGATGTCGTAATACTTAAAAAGTTACGGCAATGCGGAAGCCGCTTAATTGCACTAGACTTCTTTAACTATGAAAATCAAGAAGTTGATGAAATTATTAATTTATGCGATCAAAATCGAGACGCGCGAAATCAATTTAGCGGTCGAGTATATGAAGGCGTTAAGTATGCGATCATAAAAGAGAGCATACTTAACTGTGCGGTGCGAAATTCAATCATAACTGATGAAGGCGTGCCGCGCGTTTTGGTTACTTTTGGCGGAGAAGATCCTAGTGCGAATACAGAGTTGGTAGTTGCACAACTTTGCCAAAAGATAGCGAAGGTTACGGTACTATTAGGCGCGTTGAATGAAAATTCACAAAGTGTTATTGAAAAGTATTCCAAGTATAAACAGATTGAGTTTATACAATTTGATCCATTGATCGCAGAACGACTCGCCCAAACAGACATTTTGATTTGTGGTGGTGGCACAACATTGCTAGAGGGGATTTTTATCGGAATGCCGATTATTGCGGTAGGTCAAAATATATACGAAAATAGATTTATTGACAGTATTAAGGCGGAAATAAAGCTTTATTTGCTAGAAGAACTATCTTTTTTGTTGAACAATTTTGGTAATGTGACTTTTCGAGAAAAGACAGGCAAGACGTATCGTGCGTTTGTTGATGGGGGCGGGAAAAAACGCATCACAGATATTATCTTTAATAGGAGATCATAA
- a CDS encoding class I SAM-dependent methyltransferase, which produces MEKAFKAWTDVYKQYFATGQGCAWPSETLVRLFRGHYVEKMDKEFDGKKVLDIGFGNGNNLVFLKSLGLDVFGIEVTDEICQVVMQRLANLGDFKLQVGTNRELPFETDYFDYLVSWNVIHYENNAKKMDDAIREYSRVIKPGGRFFISTTGPEMCIKKDAERLDKNLWKIGRDDDFRKGEVFFYFDSPQDIKEHFSTYFSEVQVGRVEDDLFAEKLDFYIITGVKK; this is translated from the coding sequence ATGGAAAAGGCATTTAAAGCGTGGACCGATGTATATAAGCAGTATTTTGCTACTGGACAAGGGTGTGCTTGGCCGAGTGAAACATTGGTGCGTTTGTTTCGGGGACACTATGTTGAGAAAATGGATAAAGAATTTGATGGAAAAAAAGTGTTAGATATCGGATTTGGCAATGGTAATAATCTTGTATTTTTGAAAAGTTTGGGTTTGGATGTGTTTGGCATTGAAGTTACAGATGAAATTTGTCAAGTTGTTATGCAGCGACTTGCAAATTTGGGAGACTTTAAATTGCAGGTCGGAACTAATCGAGAGTTGCCATTTGAGACGGACTATTTCGACTATTTGGTATCGTGGAATGTGATTCACTATGAAAACAATGCAAAAAAAATGGATGATGCAATACGAGAGTATTCACGTGTTATTAAACCGGGTGGAAGATTCTTTATATCAACGACGGGACCGGAAATGTGTATTAAAAAAGACGCTGAAAGATTGGATAAAAACTTGTGGAAAATTGGCCGTGATGATGATTTTAGAAAAGGGGAAGTGTTTTTCTATTTTGATTCACCGCAAGATATTAAAGAACATTTCAGTACATATTTTTCAGAGGTTCAGGTTGGACGGGTTGAAGACGATTTGTTTGCGGAAAAATTGGATTTTTATATCATAACAGGAGTGAAAAAGTAA
- a CDS encoding aminotransferase class III-fold pyridoxal phosphate-dependent enzyme: MKKVFAKSLQLLERAKKITPLGAQTYSKSYRYLCEGNAPVFLERGDGCLVWDIDGNQYVDYICALGPIVIGYNNEKVNNAIIEQLSKGISFSLSTPLEVELAEMVSEIIPYAEMIRFVKNGSDATTAAIRLARAYTGKEMVLVCGYHGMHDWYIGSTENNRGVPEAVKKLTKSFGYNDIESVQRLFKEYPDKIAAVILEPIQGKGPKDGFLKELKKIVHNNSAILIYDEVVSGFRYALGGAAEIYGVTPDLAAFGKGMANGMPLSALAGKQEIMRLIEEGVFVSTTFGGETLSLAGAIATINILKQSDTYEHINCLGELVLKGLSELVKKHQLETVVQVDGIPAHAYLNFEGAGSLDYLDIASIYQQRLLQEGILSLGIFNLSLSHSQSNIKQLLEASDKALSDIVQAIKQDSTEGILLGGKMNPVFKRNPKSK; this comes from the coding sequence ATGAAGAAGGTTTTTGCTAAGAGTCTGCAATTATTAGAACGTGCAAAAAAAATCACACCACTAGGTGCGCAGACGTACAGTAAAAGCTATCGTTATTTATGTGAGGGAAATGCACCGGTGTTTTTAGAGCGAGGCGATGGTTGTCTGGTATGGGATATTGATGGAAATCAATATGTGGATTATATTTGCGCATTAGGACCAATTGTTATTGGCTACAATAACGAAAAAGTGAATAACGCTATTATTGAACAGTTAAGCAAGGGGATTTCATTTTCACTATCGACGCCATTAGAAGTTGAATTGGCAGAGATGGTGAGTGAAATTATTCCTTATGCGGAAATGATCAGATTTGTCAAGAATGGATCAGATGCCACAACGGCGGCAATAAGATTGGCAAGAGCGTATACAGGAAAAGAAATGGTTCTTGTTTGTGGTTATCATGGTATGCATGATTGGTATATTGGATCAACTGAAAATAATAGAGGCGTTCCTGAGGCGGTAAAAAAACTCACGAAGTCATTTGGCTACAACGATATTGAATCCGTGCAGCGACTGTTTAAGGAATATCCGGACAAAATTGCCGCAGTTATTTTAGAGCCAATACAAGGAAAGGGGCCGAAGGATGGTTTCTTAAAAGAACTAAAAAAAATCGTGCATAATAATAGTGCCATTTTAATATATGATGAAGTTGTTTCGGGATTTCGCTATGCATTGGGAGGAGCGGCTGAAATTTATGGTGTAACGCCTGATTTGGCTGCTTTTGGCAAAGGAATGGCCAATGGGATGCCTCTGTCGGCATTGGCGGGAAAACAAGAAATAATGCGATTGATTGAAGAAGGAGTGTTTGTTTCAACGACTTTTGGCGGTGAAACGTTGTCACTTGCGGGTGCTATTGCAACAATAAACATTTTAAAGCAGTCGGATACATATGAGCACATCAATTGTTTAGGAGAGCTGGTTCTTAAAGGACTCAGTGAATTGGTGAAAAAACATCAATTAGAAACGGTTGTTCAAGTGGACGGAATTCCTGCACATGCATATTTGAATTTTGAGGGAGCGGGCTCATTAGACTATTTAGATATTGCATCCATTTATCAACAACGGTTGTTGCAGGAAGGAATTTTATCGTTGGGAATCTTCAATCTGAGTTTGTCGCACTCGCAAAGTAATATCAAACAATTGCTGGAAGCTTCGGACAAAGCGCTGTCGGATATTGTTCAAGCAATCAAGCAGGATTCTACTGAGGGAATACTTTTGGGCGGAAAAATGAATCCGGTATTTAAGAGAAATCCAAAGTCGAAATAG
- a CDS encoding glycosyltransferase family protein has product MEKRVNGLVLTILQARVSSSRLTGKVLKPILGVPMLIRQIERVKRASCIGTLVVATSVEASDDPIQSLCDEHGIECFRGSLDDVLDRFWQVSLRFKPEHIVRITGDCPLLEPGLIDKVIKYHIDNNYDYTSNATEPTYPDGLDVEVITYNSLERAWREAKRPSQREHVTLYINQNLQEFKTGSYRNEQDLSYLRWTVDEVRDYELVCKIYERLYPQNPVFEMNDILALLEEEPQLKMINTMHERNEGLKKSLEKEIMR; this is encoded by the coding sequence GTGGAAAAGAGGGTGAATGGGTTGGTTCTTACAATACTGCAGGCCCGGGTGTCGTCGAGTCGCTTAACGGGAAAGGTACTTAAGCCGATACTTGGGGTTCCGATGTTAATTCGCCAAATTGAAAGAGTGAAACGAGCTAGCTGTATAGGAACTTTAGTTGTGGCCACAAGTGTGGAAGCATCGGATGATCCTATTCAAAGTCTATGTGATGAACATGGAATAGAATGTTTTCGCGGAAGTCTGGATGATGTGTTGGATCGATTTTGGCAGGTGAGTTTGCGATTTAAACCGGAGCACATTGTACGTATTACAGGAGATTGTCCATTATTAGAACCGGGATTAATCGATAAAGTCATCAAATATCATATTGATAATAACTATGATTATACGAGCAATGCGACAGAGCCTACGTATCCGGATGGGTTGGATGTTGAGGTAATAACCTATAACAGTCTCGAGAGAGCGTGGCGCGAAGCAAAACGTCCATCGCAACGTGAGCACGTAACGCTATATATAAACCAAAATTTACAAGAGTTTAAAACAGGTAGTTATAGAAATGAACAGGATTTATCTTACTTGAGATGGACTGTTGATGAAGTGCGCGACTATGAGTTGGTTTGTAAAATTTATGAGCGGTTATATCCGCAAAATCCTGTGTTTGAAATGAATGATATCTTAGCGCTTCTTGAAGAAGAGCCTCAGTTGAAAATGATTAATACAATGCACGAAAGAAATGAAGGTTTGAAAAAGTCATTAGAAAAAGAAATCATGCGATAA
- a CDS encoding aldo/keto reductase, producing MTKLCLGTVQFGMDYGINNQQGKPSVEKVFAMIDHALASGITCIDTACAYGDAEMLLGQYGISKHDVKVITKLKPNLITEKCADPAKKVTEEMIGALERMHLSVLDGYLLHTPEDFYNAGIVEGLLQGKKRGLVKNIGVSVYEMKHAMDVVESGIMDYIQLPYSILDQRADQDLFFKRAKENGVTIFARSAFLQGFLLMEEKFIPQHLEDAKVYLREFDTVIKKYGFTRSQAAFLFAYKNENIDYLVFGVDNLQQLGSNIEMCKERLDFSDCRKELSNHFSGISKNIIFPSLWKRG from the coding sequence ATGACAAAGTTATGTTTGGGAACGGTTCAGTTTGGAATGGACTATGGTATTAACAATCAGCAAGGCAAACCATCGGTTGAAAAGGTGTTTGCAATGATTGATCACGCACTTGCTAGTGGAATTACATGCATTGATACTGCATGCGCCTATGGTGATGCGGAAATGTTGCTGGGGCAGTATGGCATCAGTAAACATGATGTTAAAGTTATTACGAAACTTAAGCCGAACTTGATTACAGAGAAGTGTGCAGATCCGGCGAAAAAAGTGACGGAAGAAATGATTGGGGCATTGGAACGAATGCACCTTTCTGTTTTAGATGGCTATCTGCTCCATACTCCAGAGGATTTTTATAATGCAGGGATAGTAGAAGGACTCCTACAAGGGAAAAAAAGAGGCCTTGTAAAAAACATAGGTGTATCGGTATACGAAATGAAGCATGCCATGGACGTTGTGGAGAGCGGTATAATGGATTATATTCAGCTCCCGTATAGTATCCTTGATCAACGTGCGGATCAAGATTTGTTTTTTAAAAGAGCGAAAGAAAATGGAGTGACCATTTTTGCTCGTAGTGCGTTTTTACAAGGGTTTTTATTAATGGAAGAGAAATTTATTCCGCAACACTTAGAAGATGCGAAGGTATATTTAAGAGAATTTGACACGGTTATTAAAAAATACGGATTTACACGGAGTCAAGCCGCATTTTTGTTTGCCTATAAAAATGAAAACATTGATTATCTGGTGTTTGGTGTAGATAATTTACAACAGTTAGGCAGTAATATTGAAATGTGCAAAGAACGACTAGACTTTTCAGACTGTAGGAAAGAACTTAGTAATCATTTTAGCGGTATAAGTAAAAACATTATATTTCCTAGTTTGTGGAAAAGAGGGTGA
- the pseC gene encoding UDP-4-amino-4,6-dideoxy-N-acetyl-beta-L-altrosamine transaminase: MRNIPYGRQDISSEDVQAVLEVLQSDWLTQGPAVEHFERMVADYCGADYAVAVNSATSALHIACMAEGLGEGDWLWTSPNTFVASANCALYCGAQVDFVDIDEKTYNISVAKLEEKLHQADEAGRLPKVVIPVHFSGQSCDMERIHALAMQYGFKVIEDASHAIGGKYQGKAIGNCAYADMTVFSFHPVKIVTTAEGGMVLTNDKELYERLIRLRSHGITRNSAYMAGETHGPWYYQQIELGYNYRMTDLQAALGASQLKRIDEFVMKRDYLAKRYTQKLKELPLILPYQEKSASSAWHLYVIQIDGTQCSKNRRKIFEELREQNIGVNVHYIPVHTQPYYENMGFAQGDYPVAERYYEQAISIPVFFGLTEIEQDYIISVLKKVLN, encoded by the coding sequence ATGCGTAATATTCCCTATGGGCGACAAGATATTTCTAGTGAAGATGTTCAGGCCGTACTTGAGGTGCTGCAGTCAGACTGGCTGACGCAAGGGCCGGCAGTGGAGCATTTTGAGCGAATGGTAGCGGACTACTGTGGCGCCGACTATGCGGTAGCGGTAAACAGCGCTACGTCGGCGCTGCATATTGCATGCATGGCGGAGGGGCTGGGGGAAGGTGATTGGTTGTGGACTAGTCCCAATACATTTGTCGCATCGGCTAATTGCGCTTTATATTGCGGTGCCCAAGTCGATTTTGTCGACATTGATGAGAAAACGTATAATATTAGCGTGGCCAAATTGGAAGAAAAACTGCATCAGGCCGATGAGGCGGGAAGGTTGCCTAAAGTGGTCATACCGGTGCATTTTTCCGGGCAGTCATGTGATATGGAACGAATTCATGCATTAGCGATGCAGTATGGTTTTAAAGTGATAGAAGACGCTTCACATGCAATTGGCGGAAAATATCAAGGCAAGGCGATCGGAAATTGCGCCTATGCGGATATGACGGTGTTCAGTTTTCATCCGGTGAAAATAGTAACGACGGCTGAAGGCGGCATGGTTTTAACCAATGACAAGGAACTGTATGAACGGTTAATTCGTTTACGTAGCCATGGTATAACGAGAAATTCGGCATATATGGCAGGGGAGACACACGGCCCGTGGTATTATCAGCAGATAGAACTTGGTTACAATTATCGCATGACGGATCTTCAAGCTGCGCTCGGCGCGAGCCAGTTAAAGCGGATTGATGAATTTGTGATGAAACGCGACTATCTTGCCAAGCGCTACACCCAGAAATTGAAAGAATTACCATTGATATTGCCGTATCAGGAGAAAAGTGCTTCTTCGGCGTGGCATTTGTATGTGATACAAATTGACGGAACCCAATGTAGCAAAAATCGCCGAAAAATATTTGAAGAATTGCGGGAACAAAATATTGGCGTGAATGTGCACTATATACCGGTACATACGCAACCATATTATGAAAACATGGGATTTGCGCAAGGGGACTATCCTGTTGCGGAACGCTATTATGAACAAGCTATCAGCATACCGGTTTTTTTCGGCTTAACGGAGATTGAACAGGATTATATTATAAGCGTGTTAAAGAAGGTGCTGAATTGA
- the pseB gene encoding UDP-N-acetylglucosamine 4,6-dehydratase (inverting), translated as MFTLNDKNVLITGGTGSFGKQFIKAVLEKYTPKRLIVYSRDELKQFEMQQVYNQDCMRYFIGDVRDGARLRQAMRGVDFVVHAAALKQVPAAEYNPMECIKTNVNGAQNVINAAIENEVEKVVALSTDKAANPINLYGATKLVSDKLFVAANNVVGGIRTKFAVVRYGNVVGSRGSVVPFFKKLLAEGATELPVTDEKMTRFWITLPQGVEFVMKSFQRMHGGEIFVPKIPSSRITDLAKAIAPQAAIKIIGIRPGEKLHEIMCPADDSHLTLQFHDHYVIKPTITFFAQPDYSVNKLGEGGMLVEQGYEYNSGTNPVFLSIEELRELI; from the coding sequence ATGTTTACGTTAAATGATAAGAATGTTTTGATTACCGGAGGAACCGGTTCGTTTGGAAAACAGTTCATTAAGGCAGTATTGGAAAAGTATACCCCGAAGAGATTGATTGTCTATTCGCGTGACGAATTGAAACAATTTGAAATGCAGCAAGTGTACAATCAAGACTGTATGCGCTATTTTATTGGAGATGTACGTGATGGAGCTCGTTTACGTCAAGCGATGCGCGGCGTTGATTTTGTTGTGCACGCGGCAGCTCTCAAGCAGGTGCCGGCTGCCGAATACAATCCGATGGAATGCATCAAGACGAATGTTAACGGGGCGCAGAATGTGATCAATGCCGCGATTGAAAATGAAGTTGAAAAAGTGGTTGCCTTGTCAACGGACAAAGCAGCGAATCCGATTAACTTATACGGTGCGACAAAATTAGTGTCAGACAAGTTGTTTGTGGCAGCAAACAATGTTGTAGGCGGGATTCGAACAAAATTTGCTGTGGTTCGTTACGGCAATGTTGTAGGATCGCGAGGTTCGGTCGTGCCCTTCTTTAAAAAACTACTGGCCGAGGGGGCAACAGAACTTCCGGTGACTGATGAAAAAATGACGCGGTTTTGGATCACGTTGCCGCAGGGCGTTGAATTTGTGATGAAATCGTTTCAACGTATGCATGGGGGGGAAATCTTCGTGCCGAAGATTCCGTCGAGTCGGATTACTGATTTGGCGAAAGCGATCGCACCGCAGGCTGCAATTAAAATTATCGGAATTCGTCCAGGCGAAAAACTCCATGAGATTATGTGTCCGGCGGATGATTCACATTTGACGCTCCAATTTCATGATCATTATGTAATTAAACCGACGATTACCTTTTTTGCTCAACCTGATTACAGCGTGAATAAACTGGGCGAAGGAGGAATGCTTGTTGAACAAGGCTATGAATATAATTCTGGCACAAATCCGGTGTTTTTGAGCATAGAAGAATTGCGGGAGCTGATTTGA
- a CDS encoding glycosyltransferase family 4 protein, whose translation MKIDSMLEEKIVNEPPVIRILYVITMSIIGGAQVHLLQLIDELAEYIEPHVVVGETGWLYDELIKRNISVYCIESLVREISLLDDVRATAGIAKIINRIKPDIVHCHSSKAGIVGRIAAKWCGVPVLFTAHGWAFTEGVTEWKRKMYKAIERVATSWSEKILCVSEYDRNLALTVMPKQADRLLLVHNGIGSLPILKHRELNGPIRFIMVARFMEPKDQETVLRAVAQLKNEQIRFSMTFVGDGEKLEAAKKNATDLELNKYVTFLGARGDVERILAEQDVFLLISKWEGLPISILEALRAGMPVIASNVGGIPETVENGFNGFLVERQNQQALVDCMKRFVADPNLIEKMGGNGRRKFEAEFTSAQMAKIVLTIYKNIVKRL comes from the coding sequence ATGAAAATAGATAGTATGCTAGAAGAAAAAATAGTAAATGAACCACCAGTAATTAGAATACTTTATGTAATTACAATGTCTATTATTGGCGGTGCACAAGTTCATTTGTTGCAGTTAATAGATGAACTTGCAGAGTATATTGAACCACATGTCGTGGTCGGTGAGACTGGCTGGCTCTATGATGAACTGATCAAGAGAAATATATCGGTATATTGCATTGAAAGTTTAGTTAGGGAAATTTCTTTGTTAGATGATGTGAGAGCAACTGCTGGAATAGCAAAAATTATTAATCGAATCAAGCCGGATATAGTGCATTGCCATTCTAGCAAAGCAGGAATTGTAGGACGTATCGCTGCAAAATGGTGCGGTGTACCAGTGTTGTTTACAGCGCATGGTTGGGCATTTACCGAAGGCGTAACAGAATGGAAACGGAAGATGTATAAGGCCATTGAACGTGTGGCCACGAGTTGGTCGGAAAAAATTCTTTGCGTTTCGGAATATGATAGAAATCTTGCATTGACAGTGATGCCGAAACAGGCAGATAGGCTTTTGCTGGTACATAACGGAATTGGAAGTCTTCCAATTTTGAAGCATAGAGAGTTGAACGGTCCGATTCGATTTATCATGGTTGCTCGGTTCATGGAACCGAAAGATCAAGAAACGGTACTGCGGGCGGTGGCACAGCTAAAAAATGAGCAAATAAGATTTTCAATGACCTTTGTTGGTGATGGAGAAAAATTGGAGGCTGCAAAAAAAAATGCGACAGACTTGGAACTGAATAAGTATGTAACGTTTTTGGGGGCACGTGGTGATGTGGAACGAATTTTGGCGGAACAGGATGTATTCTTGCTAATTAGCAAATGGGAAGGGCTGCCAATCAGCATATTGGAAGCGCTTCGTGCAGGGATGCCGGTGATTGCATCAAATGTTGGAGGGATACCGGAAACAGTAGAAAATGGATTCAATGGTTTTTTAGTAGAACGACAAAATCAACAAGCATTGGTAGATTGCATGAAGCGATTTGTAGCTGACCCCAACTTGATCGAAAAAATGGGGGGGAATGGACGGAGAAAATTTGAAGCTGAATTTACAAGTGCACAAATGGCTAAAATCGTGTTGACTATATACAAAAATATTGTGAAACGCCTATAA